The genomic region tccactaATTGGCAACAACTTTACACAGAGAGCTAAGACAACTTGTCACTATGATAGTAAATAATCAATCAAGCTATTTTAAGATTCAAGACTCACTAAAATCTGATtttgcaaagaaatttttaaatttccattcTTTGGAAGTCTGAGGCTGGAACATCTCGGTAGTCGTACCAGCGGTGAATCAGAAGACATAGCCGAAAATGATATTAGCTGTCTCAAAAAATTTGTATCAGGCTTTGTCGATGTGTAAGGGTCCTATGTTCTCGTATATAGAAGTTTATAGGTATCACAATAGACCGGCCTGCTAAGACCAATCTTAGAATCGaccttttaacctaacctaacctagtctTTATTTACAGACTTGCggttttaatattcaaaactcTCTTAACATTATGACATCAAACGTTAACATTACATTTTAACATTATCAACTTAAAAATGAGCTTTTTAGTCAATAACAGCAACGATTGATACCACTTTTCACATATTTGTTCAAATTCTCAGCCATCATAGCACCCAACTTCTTCACTGTATTTCTTTCAACCTCGGGAAACcgaatttgtcaaaaaatatggTTGAGCGCAGCGTTTTGCTAAAACtctttgtgtaaaatttcggaGAAAATTTCTCAAGTCGACTCATAAGAGTTGGTGAGAAGCAGAAGAAGCCTTGCTATATCACTAAAgctaggttaagttaggttagatggctgatctagagagatcgcacgtggaTTGCTACATGTAGtactttgtgaagccatagaaaagaagaactcctgtgctCGAActaataaattagcaaaacgcttagaagccaacaaaattttcattcccGCCAGTttggtgggatgtctgaaggtatgtactcccaagtgtttaagtcctGACCTCCGAaatgcgggacagtcaagaaggaagtgaaGACTGGTTCCAGCTCGTCTTtatccatacagcttctgcagatggcatCAGGTAAGACTACCAGCCTTACAGCATCGACGCCAATAGAGCAACGgtctgttaaaagccccacaactagaGAGAGACTAGTCGTACTGAAGGCAAAGTGATCACTCTTCCGATCGAACTTGGGCCAAAAGGACATTGCGACAGCTCATGTAGCGATGGTGGCTCAGTGCTGGCCAAGCTCCTgtgaagcccagctatctagtagtacaACACAAGAGCATATGGAAGCATCGAAACGctcccattctactgatagcggttctaggatgcctttccttgctagctcatcagcgttacaatttcctgcgattctaCTGTAGCCTGGCACCCATCTCTAAGGCTAACATggtatactttttttatatttcagttCTTCCTCAAGGTCGTTGCATCCATCATGTGGTTATAgatcacataacctcaaaagcGCCAAGCAAGTTCTTGAAACACATTAAAGTGTATTCTATTCCATTCAGTTCTCCGATCTTGCGATCTTTGCGAAAGTGGTCTAAAGGGCTCCTTGCGCTCAGTAAGGTTAGTTTGTCTCTAGTTGATGGAGTTCCTATCGGTGTTCAGCAGCAAAAGTTGAGTATCTTACCGGATGCCCGTGGTAACTGTTTGGAAGAAGACGAGGTAGAAACATTACACACAGCATTCTTGCTTGTTCCGCCTTTACGAGAACAAGTTAAACACCTGTGAGCACCCACTTTCAGACAACTCGATGAGCTGgtggaaatagaaataaaatttttaagcacTTTGTCGACTTATAAGATCTATAGTAAGTATAGCAATTCTATTTTATGGCTTTAAAGGACGGTTTATAGTAATTCAAGTGCGATTCACAGCGATCATGAGAATCAGTTATCAAGCTGAAGCTGTATATAACTGGCTTTTTGCTAAATCTTTTGTCGACCTTCTTTTCGATTTGTCCTAAATGGCTAAAGCAATTTATGAGGGGTATTTTCATGTCAACTCTGATGTTGTCTGGCaactttttcaaaagaaattctcAAATAGCAGAATAATTTGCTTATTCATCAAAGTCATCGAAACTCATAAATAAAATTCCCGATTTTTGTTTAACATCATAAATTAAGAATGCTTGTATTAAATCAGCAAAAGAAGGTAAACAAAGAAAGCGTAAGATAAATATCAATTAATTATGCAACgttgtttacatatacatatgtatgatatgtacatatatgttttcatatgtaaaaacaaaaattaaaaaaaaactttcaacagAGACAcactcaaaaaaattaagaaaaattaacttCATAAATAGCTAGTGAATCCCCTGACAGAGACTAAATTACACAGCTATCGATTACAAATACGCACAGAACCGGTTACAGATGCGTAAATTTCTGGAAATGATATACATAGTGTAAATGCATGTTCATCTGTATGGGAAATTACAAAACTGCTTGAATTTGTCGCACGCATCCAGCGGCGGCGAGCAACGTCAGTGAAGGCTACATCATCCACTTGTTTTATAGACCACATGGATACACTTACACttgcataagtacatatatgtgtatatcatACATAATATAGTACTATAGTTGCTTGATAATTATAGACTAGACAACAAATTAATAGCGGCAATGAGCTAACGAGCGGATGGCTGAATGTTGGAAGCGCGCACAAACAGTCAAATTTTGACGTGGAGCAAtgcatatttctatatataatacTTGGGGACTCCAGCGAAACATTGAAATGTCTCTAAAGTAGCATGACTCAAACTGTGTCAGGTTTACTAATCAAGCACTTCGCATGGCAACTCGTTTAATGACCGTTAATATTAACGCGTCTTTCTTCTCCGCATATTCAAGGTCAATTTGTGTACCTATATTTCGTTGAAATATCACGCTGTTCTTCAATTGAAACGCGCTCCAATgaatttgcatataaaaaacCAAAGTTTATTACATATGCACGTAAATGAAAGATAACAGTTtattaaaaagctttttaaaatagcCGAAAATCAGTGCTTAAGACACAGTTGTCTTTGAATTGTTGGTGCTGATCTTGTTGATCTGTTATGATGCCCTTCGCAAGCTTTTgtgatacaaattttttaatacatttatttctaAGTATACAAAGGGTTAATGAGTTTAAGCTTTTTGGTGCACATCTCTCATAAAAATGAACCGTCGCAGAATTACtgacaataaaaaatgcagGCAATGAAAGAAACAGCCTTTTTGTAGTTATGTTAATTCGTCTTTTTTATTATTGGTACAATAACTGCTTTAGCAATTTTGGGCTTAATTTTGTTCATCCATTTGATGTATAGGGTCTCAAGCAAGCCAGGCTTTTCATTCAATCTCAAATCACTAAATAGAAAAGTTCATGCACGTAAGGATTACAGTTATTCTCTTTATGcagggtttgtccagaaagtaataggactgagtcaatttaaaaatttattgaaccaatcgttacaattctttaaaaactttcaaaataggctccttctgcgtcgatgcagcgctgccagcgcgatttccaagcaatgaaggcgtcacggaaggcattctctagaatagccttgagagccgatgTGCatactgcttggatcccctatgtcgtttcaaaatgcttgcctttcatcggccttttcaggcaaggaaacaaataaatagtgcggggggccacatctgggcagTAGGGCGGCTGCGAAAACGTTGGGATACCGGTCTTGGTTAGGTATATGTTCACAAGAAAAGCGGTGTGCGCCGGGACGTTGTCGTAGTGCAACTTCCTATCGGTTgcaatgtcttgtcggacccgattgacccttcgttcgAATCTCTTGAGGATTTCCAAGCAAAACTTGGCTTTGACGGTTTGTCTAGGAGGACAAAATTCATGgcggacgatgcctttgatgtcaaaaaagacaatgagcatcgttttcactttggatttgctcattcatcagcgacctcttcccggccctccaaaagcGCCTAGTGCCaacgaaacacaccacttcttgctaaagcaacatctgggtaagcctgcttgatcatatcaaacgtctctatcgcagatttaccgaattTCACACCGAATTTGAAAGAGTACCTTttctctaacgaacgctgcattttcggcttgcaccactcacagaaacaggttgctcgaaaatgtttgtcctgactctcaaGGTGCtcagagacaactgaccagccgctcgttcgttagctaggaacgctctCTACCGAATAGgtagtcgcggcggaagaaaatcagtcctactactttccggacaaaccctatatGTATCGTTCGAAGTCTCCAATGAAAAACATGTTCGCTTCGGCAAGCAATGGCAAACCTGTGAATTTATTATAACCAAACAGAGATCTCTGATAGACTTCGGAGGCGGCTTGCAACTAATATATGTAATTCTCAgttattcacaaaaaaatgttattatttattgaagatccctgaaaaaatacagttgtaaCAGTGAGAAAGGACACCGATAATGGAACCCTTCGAGGCACGACAATATTAGTTTTGAATCCACTGTTGAATTACAATGTCTGTATAAGTCTACTACCCTGTAAGGAAACTCAGTCTTTGGGGACTAAACTGATAAGCTAGGTGTCGTAGACCTCAGGTCGACAAGAGGCTCCTTGAATTTGTAAGGCCAAACAGCAGCTTTCAAGACTAATGACGGCAATTACGGATCACTGTGCAATCTTCGCATAAATATAACTCCACTTGCGCCAGATATTTGGAAAACAGTTACTAACTTTCTGTCCGAAaacttatagtatatacaagtaaatgaAATGGAATAAAAGAACTGGAAAAATACATGATAGAGAAGGTAAACCAGTCGACTGAATTTGAAGGttaagattaaaatttttttgtgcacaGTATCAAAGCTATTTTCCAAACCCAACATCATTAAACCCTGTCTGCAGAGCTTATTTGACACTTTAAAGAATacatataatagaaaataaaacttttattccACAGTGCGCGTCTGCATTGTCGAGTCTCGTGGCACGTACCGTAAAACGCCGAAATTTTGTCCGCTCCTCGAAGCCACCAGTAATATTGAGTGTGTGATTGGCGTAGATCGACTGGATTGTGTACGACGCATACATAAAGGTACCGCGCATTTCGGCGTGCTCTCCGCCGAGGAGCTAATAGCAGCGCGTTGGGCTAGCGTGGAGATTTTAGTTACGAGTGAGATGCGCTCACATGAAACCAATTTCGAATATGAAGTAGTCGCGGTGGTGGACAATGAGGCCAACATACATACGGTGCATGATTTGCGCGGTGCGAAACTTTGTCATCCCGGTTATGGTTTGGGCAATCATTGGACGGAGGTTTTAgctaatgtatgtacatatgtatatatgatttgAAAACctagaatttaattttgcttttcaaaagtaacaataacaatgaaTGTTTTAAATTACAGTACTTCGAATCGACATTGATTTCGAAATCATGCAATCCGGAAATCTCACTAACGGAAGATCGCATTAGCGCCTCGGCTAAATATTTTGGTCCCAGCTGCAAAGCTGGACCATGGGTGCCGGATCCTAAACAGGATCGCATACTCAAAGATCGCTATCCGTCGTTATGTCAGCTCTGCTACGATTCATACCGCTGCGATATCGGCGACAAACATTGGGGACGGCGCGGCGCCTTGTATTGCCTCACAAATGGTGTCGGCAATGTTGCTTGGGCGCGATTGGATGATGTGCGCAGTCATTTTGGCGTAAGTCTTCAACTTGTTTACTCGCACGAGTTTTAGTTACTATTATTTATATCATAATTTCAGTTAACTGGACTGCCTGCACAGGCGAATCCATCTGAGTACAGCTACTTATGCGCCGATGGACATCTACAGCCTATCACAACTGAACGTCCGTGTGTTTGGGTGGCCAAACCCTGGCCAGTTATAGCGGCGCGCCGCAGTCACGCTGCACAAATACAAAATCTAGTCGCTGGCTTGAACCACAACGAGCCGAATAGCTGGCAGAATGCCTTGCTAAGCCTCAGAGAATTATCATATAGAAATCGTTACATTGGATAACGTCATACCCATCGATGATTATCTCGATCAGGCAACGGCTTTCCAGAGCGCTTATAGCTTTCCCGAATGTAATCCACCGCGTTCAATAGTTTACTGTACTACCTCCATAATACAGCATGTTAAATGCTCGTGGCTACAAGAAGCCTCGCAAGTGTATGGCGTCGAACCGAATATTCAGTGTATACGCTCTGAAAGCTTGGATTCGTGCATGGATGACATCAAATACAAGGCAGCCGATGTCGTGTTGGTCGATCACGAGAATCGTATTAAAGCACAACGTGACTACAATCTCGTGCCGATACTTTACGAATTCTCACAGGATATGCATGAACGTTATGCCGTCATAGCTGTGGTGCATAAAGATTCAAGCTTCAAATCTTTTGCCGATCTGGAAAACGCAAAAGCCTGTCTACCCTCATACGAAGGACCCACACATCTATCGGTACAGGAGACTATTGTAAATGTAACACAACGCATGACCGCACTACAGTCGTATTTCCATCGTGACTCGTGCACTTGGCATCCGAATGCGCATCGCACCTGTCCGGACACTTATCATGGCGATGAGGGCGCTTTACGTTGCTTAGCCGAAGGTGGCGATGTGGCTTTTCTCAGCTCGGctatatataaaaactatacGGTGGGCAATATAACAGCGAAATGGGTGCGTGACACCGGACACAAGTCCTTCCGCGTTTTATGTCCCTACGGCGCGAATGAGCGTCACTCAAAGTTCGAGTATTGCTATATGCATTGGACCACACGCGGCCATTTAATGACGCATAACGATTCGTTGACGCGCCGTAATGAAATCTACAATTCGTTGCGTGACATCGATCAGCTCTTCGGCAAAAGCTATCGGCCCGAAACGCGCCCATTCACCATGTATGGCATTTTCGATAAGCGTAATAATGTTATGTTCCGCGATAAGACGGACGGACTGAGAGGTTTAGTCGATTTGAGAGCGGATAACTCGAAGCGCATTATGGAGGATATTTTCGAGAATTATGTGAAAAACGTTTATGTAGATCCGAATTCGAGTCAGTCGTTGCAGTGTTCGTTAACGCTGCTAGTCATAACGACACTTTTAGTTGTAAGAAGAATATGGATCTGAAGCTGGTTCGCAGCAATGTATAAGCCATTATCTAGATTTAAACATTTCATTCACGGTtagtcattaatttaattttctatcgATATTTGTGAGACGAGTTTTAAGTATATGGTactatttaaaatgtatgcaattttgtgatattattttatactctacgt from Bactrocera tryoni isolate S06 chromosome 3, CSIRO_BtryS06_freeze2, whole genome shotgun sequence harbors:
- the LOC120770185 gene encoding LOW QUALITY PROTEIN: transferrin (The sequence of the model RefSeq protein was modified relative to this genomic sequence to represent the inferred CDS: inserted 2 bases in 1 codon), translated to MMFANEGRSFVLLLAILSVFNVETSAEVFDDGKLRVCIVESRGTYRKTPKFCPLLEATSNIECVIGVDRLDCVRRIHKGTAHFGVLSAEELIAARWASVEILVTSEMRSHETNFEYEVVAVVDNEANIHTVHDLRGAKLCHPGYGLGNHWTEVLANYFESTLISKSCNPEISLTEDRISASAKYFGPSCKAGPWVPDPKQDRILKDRYPSLCQLCYDSYRCDIGDKHWGRRGALYCLTNGVGNVAWARLDDVRSHFGLTGLPAQANPSEYSYLCADGHLQPITTERPCVWVAKPWPVIAARRSHAAQIQNLVAGLNHNEPNSWQNALLSLXENYHIEIVTLDNVIPIDDYLDQATAFQSAYSFPECNPPRSIVYCTTSIIQHVKCSWLQEASQVYGVEPNIQCIRSESLDSCMDDIKYKAADVVLVDHENRIKAQRDYNLVPILYEFSQDMHERYAVIAVVHKDSSFKSFADLENAKACLPSYEGPTHLSVQETIVNVTQRMTALQSYFHRDSCTWHPNAHRTCPDTYHGDEGALRCLAEGGDVAFLSSAIYKNYTVGNITAKWVRDTGHKSFRVLCPYGANERHSKFEYCYMHWTTRGHLMTHNDSLTRRNEIYNSLRDIDQLFGKSYRPETRPFTMYGIFDKRNNVMFRDKTDGLRGLVDLRADNSKRIMEDIFENYVKNVYVDPNSSQSLQCSLTLLVITTLLVVRRIWI